GCGGTGTCCGCTGTATCCAGCTGTACCACACAAATTGGGATCACCACGGCGGGCCAACGGAAAACTTGCAGCAGCATCTTCCCCAGAACTGCAAGGAGATCGATCAAGCCTCCGCAGCGCTAGTCATGGACCTCAAGCAACGCGGACTGCTAGAGGATACGATCGTGATCTGGGGTGGCGAATTTGGCCGGACGCCGATGGGCGAAGTCCGCCAGAACACAGGCCGCAACCATCACATCGACGCCTTCACGATGTGGTTCGCCGGTGGCGGATTTAAACCCGGTTTGGTCTACGGCGAAACGGACGAATTTGGTTTTGGTCCGATCGAAAACCCCGTGCATGTCCACGACATTCACGCCACGCTTCTGCACTTGTTGGGATTCGATCACCATCGCTTGTCGGTCCGTTTCCAAGGCCTCGACTTCCGGCTGACGGGAGTCGATCCCGCCCGCGTCGTCCACGATCTGATCGCCTAGCCGCAGTAGGTCGATCAGTCGACTTTGCCAAGGTCCAGGAAGGTGATCATCGATGGATTGCCGACCGGCACGTATTTGTCGGTGAAGTCGAGCTTGCCCGTCTTTTTGTCGACCTTGAAGACCGTAACATGGTCGGCTCGCTGGTTGCAGCAATACAAAAAGTTGCCGGTTGGATCGAAGTTGAAGCTGCGTGGATAGTTGCCCCGCGTCCACTCTTCGCCAACGTAGCTCAGTTGTCCGTCGTCGCCGATCGCGAAGATCCCGATACTGTCGTGAAGACGATTCCCGGCGTAGACAAATCGTCCGTCGGAGGAGACCAAGATCTCGGAGCAAAAATTGCTGCCCGTGAAACCGGGGGGCAGCGTCGAGATCGTTTGCCGCGGCGTCAAACGACCCGCTTCGGGATCGTAGTCGAACAGGGCGATCGTCGATCCTTCCTCCTGGATCGAATAGAACCAGCGTCCTTCGGGATGGAAGTGGAAATGCCGCGGACCGTCGCCGGGCGGCAAGTCGACACCGGCGGGATCGTTCGCGTGCAAGGTTCCCGTTTTCGTATCGAACTTCCAGACGTAGATCTTGTCCAAACCAAGGTCGACGTGCAGGACAAACCGGCCCGAAGGATCCGATTCGATCATATGAGCGTGTGTGCGATCGTGACCGCTGATCGCAAAGCTTCCCTCCGGCGCGTGAGTCGCTTTGGTGGGACCGATCGGTCCTTCGTCAACTTTCGTATCGCTCGCCTCGCCCAAACGTCCGTCTTCCAGAATCGGCATCACCGAAACGGAGCCACCAAAATAGTTGGCGACCAACAGAAACTTCCCCGAGGGATGGATGCTGACGTAAGTTGGCCCCGCACCGCCGGCTGGTACTGTGTTCAAAAGTTTCAGCTGCCCATCGGCTGGATCGATCGCAAACGCGCTAACCGTTCCCTGCTTGTCGGCTCCCACGCGATCGGTTTCGTTCGCTGAATAGATCCGCGTTCCCGCCGCGTTGACGACCAAACAACTGGGGCTGGTCCCCAGCGGATAGTCCCCCGCTGCGGTCAACGCTCCGGTCTCTCGGTCGACGCGAAACGTATGAATGCCCCGACCGTTGCCCGGCGGCAGATCGACTTGCGTTGGCAGCATGTCCTTCAATGGCGAACTGAACGTGCCGACGTACGCCATCAAAGGACGCTCCGTCGTCGCGGGATCAGCGGCTTGAAGACCAATGGCCATCGGAAGGACAGCGGCCAAGGAAAGTGAAGTTTGCAGGAAGCGGCGGCGAGTCGATGAGACGTGCGTCATGGAGGTGTCATTTCAAGCGGAGGGTTTGGATTAGCATGCGTGGCGGGAATTGCCATCATATTCAGACCGCACCGCCGATTGCAACGCGCCGCAATCGGCTGAGCAAAAAATTGGCAGTTGTCGTTTGCGGCGATACGCTTGCGCCGGCTGTGCCTCATTGAGCCCGAAGGATGCCACACCCAATGCCGGGGGCCGTCAGGCCTTGGGGAGCCGACACAATCGCCCTTTATGTCGCCCTCCGGGCTCGAGGCGCTCACGACTGATTTGCCAACCGGTCGCTTACACGACCGGCACTGGTTGTGTCGCCCTCCGGGCTTTGGACACCGCCGGCATTGGTTGTGCTCCCCTCGGCGCTGCCAGGCGGTTTGCATTTTTAGGGGAGACGCGGGCGGACGAATTCCTGGTACGATAGCGGCTTTGAAGACTTTGGTTTGATGCCAGGATGCGCTGTATGGAATCGCCGCAAGCTTTGCCTCGATGGGCGTTGGATCTCGCTCGCTTTTTGCCGCTGAAGAGCCAGTTTTTGCTGAGCGGCAATGTGCGCGATCGCTACCCTTGGGCGATCGCCGACGATCGCTACGCGCCGCTGCCGCTGACAAGTTTCCTTGCGGAACTGTTGCGCAGCCGCGGCATCGCCCATGTGCTGGCCTTCGATCCGCTTAACGGCTTCTCCGTTCCCTTGGTCAGCGGGATCGACATCACGGCGGAACAGAAATTCTTCAGCGACCGATTCGATCTGAGGTGGAACGACAACCTTCACTCGCCGGCCAGTGTAGCGAGGTTCTTTGAACTGTTCCCCGCTCTGGTCCGCAGCGAACCCGAGCCGATCGCTGTGTTAGCCGATTTCTCGTCGCGGTATTTGGTCCGTCCCGATTTGCAGACCGATGACGAACACCATTGGTTTACCGCATCGTTGATCCTCAGTTTAGACGTCGAAGCGCGCCCCTGCGGCCCCGACGCAAGCACACTCTTTAATCCGATCGTTTGGATCGCCGACCAAGAAGGGGATCTGCCGCCTTGGTTTGTCCTCGGCAATCCGCGTCTGCGAGCAGTCACCTTGCCCGTCCCCGATCGGACGACGCGGGGGCTGATCGCGAAGAGCTTGATTCCCGGGATCCCCGGGGCACGCCAGGCTAGCGAGGAAAAGATCGCGGCGGCGGAGCGTTCGTTGGTCGAACAGACGCACGGCCTGATGCTGCTGGATGTGATTTCGATCACCGAACTGTGTCGCAACGAACAAGTTTCGATCGATCGTCTGGATGATGGCGTGCGGCGTTTCAAGCTGGGCGTGACGGAAAATCCTTGGGCCAAGCTGGATCGCGAAAAGATTACGACCGCCGACAGCTTTGTCGCTCGTCGATTGAAGGGGCAGGATCACGCGGTCACCAAGATGCTGGACATCATTAAACGATCGGTGATCGGGCTCTCGGGTAACGAAGGCCGATCGGGACGTCCCCGCGGCGTTGCGTTTCTGGCCGGCCCGACCGGAACCGGAAAGACCGAACTGGCGAAGACCGTGACGGAACT
Above is a genomic segment from Rosistilla ulvae containing:
- a CDS encoding lactonase family protein; the protein is MTHVSSTRRRFLQTSLSLAAVLPMAIGLQAADPATTERPLMAYVGTFSSPLKDMLPTQVDLPPGNGRGIHTFRVDRETGALTAAGDYPLGTSPSCLVVNAAGTRIYSANETDRVGADKQGTVSAFAIDPADGQLKLLNTVPAGGAGPTYVSIHPSGKFLLVANYFGGSVSVMPILEDGRLGEASDTKVDEGPIGPTKATHAPEGSFAISGHDRTHAHMIESDPSGRFVLHVDLGLDKIYVWKFDTKTGTLHANDPAGVDLPPGDGPRHFHFHPEGRWFYSIQEEGSTIALFDYDPEAGRLTPRQTISTLPPGFTGSNFCSEILVSSDGRFVYAGNRLHDSIGIFAIGDDGQLSYVGEEWTRGNYPRSFNFDPTGNFLYCCNQRADHVTVFKVDKKTGKLDFTDKYVPVGNPSMITFLDLGKVD
- a CDS encoding AAA family ATPase; amino-acid sequence: MESPQALPRWALDLARFLPLKSQFLLSGNVRDRYPWAIADDRYAPLPLTSFLAELLRSRGIAHVLAFDPLNGFSVPLVSGIDITAEQKFFSDRFDLRWNDNLHSPASVARFFELFPALVRSEPEPIAVLADFSSRYLVRPDLQTDDEHHWFTASLILSLDVEARPCGPDASTLFNPIVWIADQEGDLPPWFVLGNPRLRAVTLPVPDRTTRGLIAKSLIPGIPGARQASEEKIAAAERSLVEQTHGLMLLDVISITELCRNEQVSIDRLDDGVRRFKLGVTENPWAKLDREKITTADSFVARRLKGQDHAVTKMLDIIKRSVIGLSGNEGRSGRPRGVAFLAGPTGTGKTELAKTVTELLFGDESAYIRFDMSEFAAEHSDQRLIGAPPGYVGYDTGGELTNAIREKPFSVVLFDEIEKAHPRILDKFLQVLDDGVLTSGRGERVYFSEAFLIFTSNLGLYRIDERGKRVPNATPTDDLPSMQAKVRAEIDRFFKLEIGRPEILNRIGENIVVFDFIRDDVAAEIFDMMLAGICRQVETATGRPIDIEDSARRSLQELCLADLSNGGRGVRNQLEAHFINPLARALFDAPESPAIIVRRIDHRDGLTTVELA